A genomic region of Rhodococcus pyridinivorans contains the following coding sequences:
- a CDS encoding FAD-dependent oxidoreductase → MPTETTVSLWRDRAPHIATYDDWTARRECYDIVVVGAGITGTVTALLLAERGLRVAVLEARDIGAVTTGNTTGKVSVLQGTRLSQIGRRHSGAIRQGYVDGTLAAQRWVVDFCTRHGLDFDRADAYTYAQDPSNVSMIDAEYHHCRAAGLPAERVGEIPLPFGVAAAVTVPDQVQVDPMPILFTAVDRARACGAEVFVGRRVKTVDTEDAGCIVRTDDGNIRADRVVLATGIPILDRGAFFARMEPDRSYSIAVEVPGGPPEGMFLSADSPTRSLRTASAAGTSSSADRLLLVGGNGHVVGRHDSTCSAYDDLLRWSQRTFPGAHELYRWSAQDYTNMDSLPEVGPVLPGADRIWVATGFGKWGMTGGVAAAHIIASRFSESPDPEVEAWAPAMAAWRTELVTGIPTAAKLNATVALHMAKGWLQAATSSGSKPEEGQGRVVRSCGRPVGVSTVDGRTHRVSAVCPHLGGILRWNDAESSWDCPLHGSRFTADGTLLEGPATGNLSPS, encoded by the coding sequence ATGCCTACCGAGACCACGGTGTCCCTCTGGCGGGATCGCGCCCCGCACATCGCGACGTACGACGACTGGACGGCCCGCCGGGAGTGCTACGACATCGTGGTCGTCGGCGCCGGGATCACGGGCACCGTGACGGCGCTGCTCCTCGCTGAGAGGGGACTGCGCGTTGCGGTGCTCGAAGCCCGGGACATCGGGGCGGTGACCACCGGGAACACCACCGGCAAGGTCAGCGTCCTGCAGGGCACACGCCTGTCGCAGATCGGCCGCAGACATTCCGGTGCGATCCGTCAGGGATATGTCGACGGCACCCTCGCGGCACAACGATGGGTGGTCGATTTCTGCACGCGGCACGGACTCGACTTCGACCGTGCGGACGCCTATACCTACGCGCAGGATCCGTCGAACGTGAGCATGATCGACGCGGAATACCACCACTGCCGCGCCGCCGGGTTACCGGCCGAGAGGGTCGGTGAGATCCCGCTGCCCTTCGGCGTGGCCGCGGCAGTCACGGTTCCCGACCAGGTGCAGGTCGATCCCATGCCCATTCTGTTCACGGCAGTCGACCGGGCGCGTGCGTGCGGCGCCGAAGTGTTCGTCGGGCGGCGCGTGAAGACCGTGGACACCGAGGACGCAGGATGCATCGTCCGCACCGACGACGGCAACATCCGTGCAGATCGCGTCGTACTTGCAACCGGCATCCCCATCCTGGACCGCGGTGCATTCTTCGCCAGGATGGAACCCGACCGCTCGTACTCCATCGCCGTCGAAGTGCCCGGTGGCCCGCCGGAAGGGATGTTCTTGTCCGCGGACAGTCCCACCCGGTCGCTCCGCACCGCCTCTGCGGCGGGAACGTCCTCGTCGGCGGATCGACTACTGCTCGTCGGCGGCAACGGACACGTCGTCGGCCGGCACGATTCGACCTGCTCCGCATACGACGACCTGCTGCGATGGAGTCAACGGACCTTCCCCGGCGCCCACGAACTGTACCGGTGGTCGGCGCAGGACTACACGAACATGGACAGCCTCCCCGAGGTCGGCCCCGTCCTGCCCGGTGCCGACCGGATCTGGGTGGCGACCGGCTTCGGCAAGTGGGGCATGACCGGCGGGGTCGCGGCGGCGCACATCATCGCGTCCCGGTTCTCGGAGTCGCCGGATCCCGAGGTCGAGGCGTGGGCGCCCGCCATGGCGGCATGGCGCACCGAACTGGTGACCGGCATTCCCACCGCAGCCAAACTCAATGCCACCGTCGCATTGCACATGGCCAAGGGCTGGTTGCAGGCCGCGACGTCCTCCGGATCAAAGCCGGAAGAAGGACAGGGACGGGTGGTACGCAGTTGCGGACGTCCCGTCGGCGTGTCCACGGTCGACGGCCGGACGCACCGCGTGAGCGCGGTCTGCCCGCACCTCGGCGGAATCCTGCGGTGGAACGACGCGGAGTCGTCGTGGGACTGCCCGCTACACGGCTCTCGATTCACTGCCGACGGCACTCTGCTGGAGGGGCCCGCGACCGGCAACCTTTCCCCCAGCTGA
- a CDS encoding type 1 glutamine amidotransferase domain-containing protein: protein MNSADGARLSGLTIAILATNGVEEVEFVEPRKALEDEGATVRLVSIEQGEIQAMEKDVNAAGKYTVDHLVSEVSPGDFDGLVLPGGTTNPDQLRQDDKAVSFVREFVTSGRPVGVICHGPWMLVEADVVRDRTLTSYPSVRTDIRNAGGNVVDQEVVVDRNLVSSRNPGDLPAFCKALIDLFAANPAS from the coding sequence ATGAATTCCGCCGATGGGGCACGACTGTCCGGACTGACCATCGCAATTCTCGCGACGAACGGAGTCGAGGAGGTCGAGTTCGTCGAGCCGCGTAAAGCTCTCGAGGACGAGGGCGCCACGGTCCGACTCGTCTCGATCGAGCAGGGCGAGATCCAGGCAATGGAGAAGGACGTCAACGCCGCAGGGAAATACACCGTCGATCACCTCGTCTCGGAGGTCTCCCCCGGCGACTTCGACGGCCTGGTGCTTCCCGGTGGAACCACGAATCCCGATCAGCTGCGCCAGGACGACAAGGCCGTGTCGTTCGTGCGGGAGTTCGTCACCTCCGGGCGCCCGGTCGGCGTGATCTGCCACGGACCGTGGATGCTCGTCGAGGCCGACGTGGTGCGCGACCGCACCCTCACGTCGTATCCGAGCGTTCGTACCGACATCCGCAACGCCGGCGGAAACGTCGTCGATCAAGAGGTGGTCGTCGATCGCAACCTGGTCTCGAGCCGCAACCCCGGCGACCTGCCGGCATTCTGCAAGGCACTCATAGATCTCTTCGCGGCGAACCCCGCGAGCTGA
- a CDS encoding alpha/beta hydrolase: MRSRVVRGAVRALAKPVVGAWMARPDLAWPLSVVDGAASLLPKPSGAQYVDVDLGACSAEWIRAEGRSTKRAVLYLHGGAFLMCGLNTHRSLAVSLSDRADGAVLSVDYRMLPNAPIAHAVDDAVRGYEWLCEKGYRGEDIVVAGDSAGGYLSFMTALAIAESDLPRPAGIVALSPLVDLDSDRRAEHDMQAACPMFPGSAVQSLVRYIEGTHTRLTVDGEPGPLMCPLDNDLSVLPPVMIHAGHDELLRSDAESMARAVREAGVSCDLHLWRHQVHAFPIFADSVPESRRALAEAGRFVQSVTDTTGRAQRSVVTPISRYVSDSAVA, encoded by the coding sequence GTGCGCTCCCGAGTCGTTCGGGGCGCGGTACGCGCACTCGCGAAGCCGGTCGTCGGGGCATGGATGGCCCGGCCCGACCTCGCGTGGCCACTGTCGGTCGTCGACGGCGCTGCGTCCCTCCTCCCCAAGCCCTCCGGAGCCCAGTACGTGGACGTCGACCTGGGCGCGTGCAGTGCAGAGTGGATCCGCGCGGAAGGACGATCGACCAAGCGCGCGGTGCTGTACCTGCACGGTGGCGCGTTCCTGATGTGCGGATTGAACACTCATCGTTCGCTGGCCGTGAGCCTGTCGGATCGCGCCGACGGCGCGGTGCTCAGCGTCGACTACCGCATGCTGCCGAACGCTCCCATCGCACACGCGGTGGACGACGCGGTACGCGGTTACGAGTGGTTGTGCGAGAAAGGTTATCGGGGAGAGGACATCGTCGTCGCAGGCGACTCCGCCGGGGGATACCTGTCGTTCATGACGGCCCTGGCCATCGCGGAATCCGATCTGCCCCGCCCCGCGGGAATCGTCGCGCTGTCGCCCCTCGTCGACCTCGATTCCGATCGTCGCGCCGAACACGACATGCAGGCGGCCTGCCCCATGTTCCCCGGATCGGCCGTGCAGTCGCTCGTACGCTACATCGAGGGCACCCATACCCGTCTGACCGTCGACGGGGAGCCCGGACCGCTGATGTGCCCGCTCGACAACGACCTCAGTGTGCTGCCCCCGGTGATGATCCACGCCGGTCACGACGAATTGCTGCGCAGCGACGCAGAATCCATGGCGCGGGCCGTGCGGGAGGCAGGGGTCAGCTGCGACCTGCACCTGTGGCGACACCAGGTGCACGCCTTCCCGATCTTCGCCGACAGCGTTCCCGAGAGCCGGCGTGCGCTCGCCGAGGCCGGCCGGTTCGTGCAGTCCGTGACGGACACGACCGGTCGTGCGCAACGGTCCGTCGTCACGCCGATCTCTCGCTACGTCTCCGATTCCGCAGTCGCCTGA
- a CDS encoding phytoene desaturase family protein: MSDATVDAVVIGAGPNGLTAAAVLADAGWDVLVLEEQPEPGGAVRSAELHPGYCADLFSAFYPLGVASPAFQALDLASHGLRWARSPKAFGHPLGPDDEDAIVVSPDPTDTAADLERRYVGDGEAWLALFDQWKQVRGALLELLLGPFPPVRGSVDLLRTMKTGDLLRYARMLALPVTRMSSELFGGSAARLLLLGNAMHADTPPEAPGSGVMGYMLTMLAQDVGFPAPVGGAGALTDALVRRGAAAGAQLRCDSPVVGVEVQGGKVSAVRIAGGERVKVRRAVLADTSAPALYTRLLPADAVGSRVLDDLRKFEWDTPVVKVNYALDGRVPWRSPSLSGAGTVHVGADTDAMIRWSADLSTGVVPESPFLLFGQMTTTDTTRSPEGTESCWAYTHLPRGITDDASADHLAERVDAQLEAYAPGFGARVVGRHVQRPGDLEAADANLVGGAVNGGTAQVHQQLFLRPTPGFGGPRTPVEGVYLASSGAHPGGGVHGMGGWNAAHAALADGKRTAPVTRRVRNAARRVLFS; this comes from the coding sequence ATGAGCGACGCGACGGTCGATGCGGTTGTCATCGGCGCCGGACCCAACGGTCTGACCGCCGCCGCGGTGCTCGCCGACGCCGGATGGGACGTCCTCGTACTGGAGGAACAACCCGAACCCGGTGGAGCGGTGCGCAGCGCAGAACTTCACCCGGGATACTGCGCCGATCTGTTCAGCGCGTTCTATCCGCTCGGTGTGGCCTCACCGGCCTTCCAAGCCCTCGATCTCGCGTCGCACGGCCTCCGCTGGGCGCGTTCCCCGAAGGCCTTCGGTCACCCGCTGGGCCCCGACGACGAGGACGCGATCGTCGTCTCTCCGGATCCGACCGACACGGCGGCCGACCTCGAGCGTCGCTACGTCGGTGACGGGGAAGCGTGGCTGGCGCTGTTCGACCAGTGGAAGCAGGTACGCGGCGCGCTTCTCGAACTGCTCCTCGGTCCGTTCCCGCCCGTCCGGGGTTCCGTGGACCTGCTGCGCACCATGAAGACGGGAGATCTGCTGCGCTACGCGCGCATGCTCGCGCTGCCCGTCACCCGGATGTCGTCGGAGTTGTTCGGCGGTTCGGCGGCGCGGCTGCTGCTCCTGGGCAATGCCATGCATGCCGACACACCGCCCGAGGCGCCCGGCAGCGGCGTGATGGGTTACATGCTCACGATGCTCGCGCAGGACGTCGGATTCCCCGCGCCGGTCGGCGGCGCGGGAGCGCTCACCGACGCGCTGGTCCGGCGCGGCGCCGCAGCGGGTGCCCAGCTGCGGTGCGACTCGCCGGTCGTCGGCGTGGAGGTGCAGGGCGGGAAGGTCTCCGCAGTCCGGATCGCCGGTGGCGAGCGGGTGAAGGTGCGACGTGCCGTCCTCGCCGATACCTCGGCCCCGGCCCTGTACACGCGGCTCCTCCCGGCCGACGCCGTCGGGTCACGGGTACTCGACGACCTGCGCAAGTTCGAATGGGACACCCCGGTCGTGAAGGTGAACTACGCGCTCGACGGCCGCGTGCCGTGGCGTTCGCCCTCGTTGAGCGGGGCCGGCACGGTGCACGTCGGTGCCGATACGGACGCGATGATCCGGTGGTCGGCCGATCTGTCCACCGGGGTCGTCCCCGAGTCGCCCTTCCTCCTCTTCGGGCAGATGACCACCACCGACACGACGCGGTCGCCCGAGGGAACCGAAAGCTGCTGGGCCTACACACATCTGCCGCGGGGCATCACCGACGACGCGTCCGCCGACCACCTCGCCGAACGCGTCGACGCGCAACTCGAGGCCTACGCACCGGGTTTCGGTGCACGCGTGGTCGGCCGGCACGTCCAGCGACCCGGCGACCTCGAAGCAGCCGACGCAAATCTCGTCGGCGGCGCCGTCAACGGTGGAACCGCGCAGGTCCACCAGCAGTTGTTCCTGCGGCCCACTCCCGGTTTCGGCGGACCGCGGACGCCGGTCGAAGGGGTGTATCTCGCCAGCTCGGGTGCGCATCCGGGCGGGGGAGTCCACGGCATGGGTGGCTGGAACGCCGCTCACGCCGCACTCGCGGACGGCAAACGCACCGCTCCGGTGACCCGACGCGTGCGAAATGCCGCTCGCCGGGTGCTGTTCTCGTGA
- a CDS encoding HemK2/MTQ2 family protein methyltransferase, with protein sequence MYRPQEDSYLLAGALADAGGTKGAKVLDFCTGTGFLAVNAAMLGASSVTAFDINPRAVFSARVNAWSRRLPIRARQGGLDEALRHGPFDIVLSNPPYVPCDGENRDPRWDAGADGRCVLDPLCDSLPTLLTPGGFALIVHSEFTGVEATLSRLREADLKASVVARSRIPFGPVLRNRTDYLYSSQLAEPGALTEEVVVVRADRPRTRS encoded by the coding sequence GTGTACCGCCCCCAAGAGGATTCGTATCTGCTCGCAGGCGCGCTTGCGGACGCAGGCGGTACGAAGGGTGCGAAGGTGCTCGACTTCTGCACCGGGACAGGGTTTCTGGCGGTGAACGCCGCCATGCTCGGTGCCTCGTCGGTGACCGCCTTCGACATCAACCCGCGAGCCGTGTTCAGCGCCCGCGTCAACGCGTGGTCGCGCCGGCTGCCGATCCGTGCCCGGCAGGGAGGCCTGGACGAGGCGTTGCGCCACGGTCCGTTCGACATCGTCTTGTCGAATCCGCCGTACGTTCCGTGCGACGGGGAGAACCGCGACCCGCGCTGGGATGCCGGCGCCGACGGCCGCTGCGTGCTCGATCCGTTGTGCGACAGCCTGCCCACCCTGCTCACGCCCGGCGGATTCGCGCTGATCGTGCACTCCGAGTTCACCGGTGTGGAGGCAACACTGTCCCGGCTGCGCGAGGCGGACCTCAAGGCATCCGTCGTCGCCCGCAGCCGTATCCCCTTCGGACCGGTCCTTCGCAACCGCACGGACTATCTGTACTCGTCGCAGCTGGCGGAGCCCGGGGCACTGACCGAGGAGGTGGTCGTCGTCCGCGCCGACCGCCCCCGCACGAGGAGTTGA
- a CDS encoding Dps family protein: protein MSNSSYTVPGLSDADGSRTAKILQERLSAYNDLHLTLKHIHWNVVGPNFIGVHEMIDPQVELVRGYADEVAERIAALGASPKGTPGAIEKNRTWDDYSVGRDTAQAHLAALDLVYDGIITDNRKAIDEVGKLDPITEDLLIGQTGQLEKFQWFVRAHLENAAGILPNADAQTEKDAAESAR from the coding sequence ATGTCGAACTCGAGCTATACGGTTCCCGGTCTGAGCGATGCCGACGGCTCGCGCACCGCGAAGATTCTCCAGGAGCGCCTGAGTGCCTACAACGATCTGCACCTCACGCTGAAGCACATCCACTGGAACGTCGTCGGTCCGAACTTCATCGGCGTCCACGAGATGATCGACCCGCAGGTCGAGCTCGTGCGCGGATACGCGGACGAGGTCGCCGAGCGGATCGCCGCGCTCGGTGCGTCGCCCAAGGGCACGCCGGGCGCCATCGAGAAGAACCGCACGTGGGACGACTACTCGGTCGGCCGCGACACCGCGCAGGCGCACCTCGCTGCGCTGGACCTCGTCTACGACGGCATCATCACCGACAACCGCAAGGCGATCGACGAGGTCGGCAAGCTCGACCCGATCACCGAGGACCTCCTGATCGGCCAGACCGGCCAGCTGGAGAAGTTCCAGTGGTTCGTCCGCGCGCACCTCGAGAACGCTGCCGGTATTCTCCCGAACGCCGATGCGCAGACGGAGAAGGACGCAGCGGAATCGGCCCGCTGA
- a CDS encoding NAD-dependent epimerase/dehydratase family protein, giving the protein MPMASTPRTGLPRRIVVTGASGNVGTALLRRLAAHPAQLDIVAIARRIPPARDPYAAAKWCAVDLGAPDAARVLTPIFAEADAVVHLAWGFQPSHRRDYLRRVAVDGTRAVMTAAADAGVAHVIHMSSAAVYSEGAYRREVDESWAREGVPTCVYSVDKVAAETFLDDFESGTNVPVLTRFRPGFIGQLVSGSGLERYVLPEFVPAGITNHLPLIPIDHKLTIPAVHSDDVADALVAALERRVPGPFNLGAPTPVGARDFAAPFDCPTIPVPRWGLSALAEATWRLRLQPVQGGWIDLAYTCPMLDCRRAREELGWSPKYDGPEVWSETVRGMRSATGTDSPVLSPRSARERLAALVERGPIGRRIPP; this is encoded by the coding sequence ATGCCGATGGCTTCCACACCCCGAACCGGTCTGCCACGACGCATCGTCGTCACCGGAGCGAGCGGAAATGTCGGCACGGCGCTCCTGCGCCGGCTGGCCGCTCACCCCGCGCAACTCGATATCGTCGCGATCGCGCGCCGGATTCCCCCGGCGCGCGATCCGTATGCGGCGGCGAAGTGGTGCGCCGTGGACCTCGGGGCTCCCGACGCCGCCCGGGTCCTGACTCCGATCTTCGCGGAGGCCGACGCCGTTGTGCACCTGGCCTGGGGATTCCAGCCCTCGCACCGTCGCGACTATCTCCGGCGGGTGGCGGTGGACGGTACCCGCGCCGTCATGACGGCCGCCGCCGACGCCGGTGTCGCGCACGTGATCCACATGTCCTCCGCCGCCGTGTACTCCGAGGGCGCCTACCGTCGGGAGGTCGACGAGTCGTGGGCCCGCGAAGGCGTGCCCACCTGTGTCTACAGCGTCGACAAGGTTGCGGCGGAGACATTCCTCGACGACTTCGAGTCCGGCACGAACGTGCCCGTCCTCACCCGTTTCCGCCCGGGATTCATCGGGCAGCTCGTCTCCGGCTCGGGCCTCGAACGCTACGTGCTGCCCGAGTTCGTGCCCGCCGGCATCACGAACCATCTGCCGTTGATCCCGATCGATCACAAGCTCACGATTCCCGCCGTGCACTCCGACGATGTGGCGGACGCGCTGGTCGCAGCGCTCGAGCGACGGGTGCCCGGTCCGTTCAACCTGGGTGCACCGACCCCGGTGGGAGCGCGGGACTTCGCCGCTCCGTTCGACTGCCCGACGATTCCGGTGCCGCGATGGGGTCTGTCGGCGCTCGCCGAAGCGACCTGGCGCCTACGGTTGCAACCGGTGCAGGGCGGATGGATCGACCTCGCCTACACCTGCCCGATGCTCGACTGCAGAAGGGCCCGCGAGGAACTCGGATGGTCGCCGAAGTACGACGGTCCCGAGGTGTGGTCCGAGACGGTGCGCGGCATGCGCAGCGCGACGGGCACCGACAGCCCCGTCCTCTCTCCGCGCAGCGCGCGCGAACGACTCGCCGCGCTCGTCGAACGTGGGCCCATCGGCCGGCGGATACCGCCGTAA
- a CDS encoding CDGSH iron-sulfur domain-containing protein produces MSKAPKITQLTADGECEARVVRQVRGGPTLVEGPVRIVEDDGAETVSDRFVVAVCRCHRSALYPLCDTSHRALRTPKAAARTDT; encoded by the coding sequence GTGAGCAAGGCACCGAAGATCACGCAGCTCACCGCCGACGGAGAGTGCGAAGCACGGGTCGTGCGGCAGGTGAGGGGCGGTCCCACCCTCGTCGAGGGCCCGGTGCGGATCGTCGAGGACGACGGCGCCGAGACGGTCTCGGACCGTTTCGTGGTGGCCGTGTGCCGGTGTCACCGCAGCGCGCTGTACCCCCTCTGCGACACCAGCCATCGCGCACTCCGTACGCCGAAGGCGGCGGCGCGCACCGACACCTAG
- a CDS encoding 1-phosphofructokinase family hexose kinase, whose amino-acid sequence MEAENIPSSNPYAFVFAPSPLLTVTLEKAPDGSTELHVHPGGQGFWIGRMAATLGMDVHLCGPFGGESGTILVDMINREGVTVHAVETASPNGSYIHDRREGERKEIVEIDPPALTRHETDDLFSASLASAMCAKVAMLGGPHNDDAVPSEVYTRLCADLGALGIPVVADLSGPTLGAALEGGVTVLKVSHEDLIEDDRAKSEDLDDLIEALHRLHDEGAASVVISRAGDPAIALDNGTIWEVEAPSVQTVDHHGAGDSMTAGIASAYAAGAKFEDALRLGAAAGAVNVTRRGLATGHRGAVEKMAEKVEVRKVKGKRS is encoded by the coding sequence ATGGAAGCCGAGAACATCCCCTCCTCCAACCCGTACGCCTTCGTCTTCGCGCCGTCCCCGCTCCTCACGGTAACCCTCGAGAAGGCACCCGACGGAAGCACCGAACTGCACGTCCATCCCGGCGGGCAGGGATTCTGGATCGGCCGCATGGCGGCGACCCTGGGAATGGACGTGCACCTGTGCGGACCGTTCGGCGGCGAGTCCGGCACGATCCTCGTCGACATGATCAACCGCGAAGGCGTGACGGTGCATGCCGTGGAGACCGCATCACCCAACGGTTCCTACATCCACGACCGGCGCGAGGGCGAACGGAAGGAGATCGTGGAGATCGACCCGCCGGCACTCACCCGTCACGAGACCGACGATCTGTTCAGCGCGTCGCTGGCGTCCGCGATGTGCGCGAAGGTCGCGATGCTGGGCGGACCGCACAACGACGACGCCGTACCGAGCGAGGTGTACACGCGCCTGTGCGCCGATCTGGGAGCCCTCGGCATCCCGGTCGTCGCCGATCTGTCCGGCCCCACCCTCGGTGCGGCCCTCGAAGGCGGGGTGACCGTGCTGAAGGTGAGCCACGAGGATCTCATCGAGGACGATCGCGCGAAGTCCGAGGATCTCGACGATCTCATCGAGGCCTTGCACCGTCTCCACGACGAAGGTGCCGCCTCGGTGGTGATCTCCCGCGCCGGCGATCCGGCGATCGCACTGGACAACGGAACCATCTGGGAGGTTGAGGCACCCTCGGTGCAGACCGTGGACCACCACGGTGCCGGAGATTCGATGACCGCCGGCATCGCGTCGGCCTACGCCGCGGGCGCGAAGTTCGAGGACGCGCTGCGTCTCGGCGCCGCAGCAGGTGCGGTCAACGTCACGCGCCGCGGTCTGGCGACGGGGCATCGTGGCGCTGTGGAGAAGATGGCCGAGAAGGTGGAGGTCCGGAAGGTGAAGGGGAAGCGTTCATGA
- the surE gene encoding 5'/3'-nucleotidase SurE, whose translation MKALIVNDDGIDSPGLALLARLAVEAGFDVQVAAPHVERSGASASLTALQDEGKLLLSRRPLDDLPEVESYAVEASPALITFLASYGAFGTAPDIVLSGINLGPNTGHAILHSGTVGAALTAATHGARAVALSLNGTAPSQWETAELVTRRALEWAVEHSRPGTVLNVNIPDMPVHELRGLRSAPLAGFGAVQAEIGEVEDDGDISRALPVTFRAVELDESHDSDAVLVCRGWATATVLTMPFEVAEADLGTLEFAHSGSSQQ comes from the coding sequence ATGAAAGCACTGATCGTCAACGACGACGGCATCGACAGTCCCGGTCTCGCCCTGCTCGCCCGCCTCGCGGTCGAGGCGGGATTCGACGTGCAGGTCGCGGCGCCCCATGTCGAGCGCAGCGGCGCCAGTGCATCCTTGACCGCTCTCCAGGACGAAGGAAAACTCCTGCTCAGCCGTCGCCCGCTCGACGACCTGCCCGAGGTGGAATCCTATGCGGTGGAAGCATCTCCGGCGTTGATCACCTTCCTCGCCTCGTACGGCGCGTTCGGGACGGCACCGGACATCGTGTTATCCGGAATCAACCTGGGCCCCAACACCGGTCACGCGATCCTGCATTCGGGCACGGTGGGTGCAGCCCTGACCGCGGCCACCCACGGTGCCCGCGCGGTCGCATTGTCCCTCAACGGGACAGCTCCGTCGCAGTGGGAGACCGCCGAGTTGGTGACCCGTCGCGCTCTCGAGTGGGCCGTCGAACACAGCCGTCCGGGCACGGTTCTCAACGTCAACATCCCCGACATGCCCGTCCACGAGTTACGCGGACTGCGCAGTGCTCCTCTGGCAGGATTCGGTGCCGTCCAGGCCGAGATCGGGGAGGTCGAGGACGACGGCGACATCTCCCGCGCCTTGCCGGTCACCTTCCGGGCGGTCGAACTCGACGAATCCCACGACAGCGACGCCGTTCTCGTGTGCCGGGGGTGGGCGACCGCGACCGTGCTGACGATGCCTTTCGAGGTGGCGGAAGCCGATCTCGGAACCTTGGAATTCGCCCACTCGGGTAGTTCGCAGCAGTAG
- a CDS encoding SRPBCC family protein has translation MARIATIETSVAPARVWEILADGWRYAAWVVGASRIRAVDPAWPQRDTRIHHSVGLWPLLLDDHTEVSEVVPERQLVLRARAWLFGKAEIAISLEPTHDGGTRITMAEHVVEGPYALVPDRVQEEMVLPRNQECLRRLVLLAEGATE, from the coding sequence ATGGCCAGGATCGCGACGATCGAGACTTCGGTGGCACCGGCGCGTGTATGGGAGATCCTCGCCGACGGCTGGCGGTACGCGGCATGGGTGGTGGGTGCGTCGCGCATCCGGGCCGTCGACCCCGCCTGGCCGCAACGGGACACCCGGATCCATCATTCGGTGGGTCTGTGGCCTCTCCTGCTCGACGACCACACCGAGGTCAGCGAGGTGGTGCCCGAACGGCAACTGGTGCTGCGCGCACGTGCCTGGCTGTTCGGCAAGGCCGAGATCGCGATCTCGCTCGAACCCACCCACGACGGCGGCACCCGCATCACGATGGCCGAACACGTCGTCGAAGGACCGTACGCCCTCGTCCCCGATCGCGTACAGGAGGAAATGGTGTTGCCACGGAACCAGGAATGCCTGAGACGGCTGGTGCTGCTCGCCGAAGGCGCCACCGAATGA
- a CDS encoding DUF6131 family protein, with protein MIILGLILLVVGFFTGISILTTLGVILLVIGVILAILGATGRAIGGRAHWY; from the coding sequence ATGATCATTCTGGGTCTGATTCTGTTGGTGGTGGGGTTCTTCACCGGTATCTCGATCCTCACCACACTCGGAGTGATACTTCTGGTGATCGGCGTGATCCTTGCGATCTTGGGCGCGACGGGCCGGGCGATCGGCGGACGCGCGCACTGGTACTGA